GCTGACAAGTCTGTGTTTAAACCTTCTTTAAAGACATTTTCAAAGGATAAAATTATTTTTGCCGCTACAGGTTCTTTCAGAAATAAAGATATGGTACTTCCTGTAATAAAAGCTCTTGATGAAATAGCAAAAAGTTATCAGATAGAGTATAGGGTAATAGGCCCTGTAACAAGCGATGAAGTCATAAAAATCCTTGAAAGACCTTATGTTAAACTGAGAGGCAAAAAAGACAAACATGAGTTGGGCGACGAACTGTCGGAAGCAGATATTTTAATTCACTGCCAGCTAAATCCCGCCTGTCCCAATTCAGTCATTGAAGCGATCAGTTGTGGAATTCCTGTTGTCGGATTTGATACGGGAGCAATGAAAGAAGTAATGTATTTTGCTCCTGAACTGCTTGCATATGTATCTGATGATGTTTTTCAGATTGACAAGGATTTTAAGCATGAAAGATTACTTGAAAAGCTTAATTTGTGCATAAGTGATTATGATATATATAAAGATTTGTTTCTAAAACATTCCGGTCTTTATGATTTCAATGATACATGTGAGGAATATATAAAAATCTTTAATAAAGTAGTCAATAATTAATTAATATCAGATTTATTTTATAAGATGGTCGGACTGAAAAAATTAAATTTAAAGGATTATAAAAATACCATAATACCGCTGGATAATATTGATTATCATATTTTTTACAAAAGAAATATTTCCGGAAATATTGATGCACCCAGGATAATGATTGTTAGCTATCAGCCAAACCCTCAGGCTTCAAAAATAACAAGAATGGCGATAGAAACCATAAGGAAATTTACTGATTCAGATTATGAGCTCTGGGTCATAGACAACTGCTCTCCCGAGCAAAACATAGTTTGGATGCAAGATTACGAAGATATAAACCTTGTATTTATCAGAACTCAGCCAAAAGAAATCGGGTCTTATGCCAATGGTCTGGCTCTTGAAATGGCATCCAGGTTAATAGACGAAAAATCAAAATATGTCGTTACTTTCCATCTTGATATTGCTGTTGCCGGGTATGGATGGCTGAAGTTTATGCTT
The genomic region above belongs to Actinomycetota bacterium and contains:
- a CDS encoding glycosyltransferase family 4 protein — encoded protein: MIFIPFETFTKGVGGPSTFMRNLREYLINKEFSFVEDIEKKDISDSIFFPISFNERILKYYKKNKKPIIQRLDGIYYPSKHGFKYRYLNREIKKDYFKYSDFIIFQSKFSRLECFTIMGKIPEEKYSIILNGADKSVFKPSLKTFSKDKIIFAATGSFRNKDMVLPVIKALDEIAKSYQIEYRVIGPVTSDEVIKILERPYVKLRGKKDKHELGDELSEADILIHCQLNPACPNSVIEAISCGIPVVGFDTGAMKEVMYFAPELLAYVSDDVFQIDKDFKHERLLEKLNLCISDYDIYKDLFLKHSGLYDFNDTCEEYIKIFNKVVNN